From the Vulpes lagopus strain Blue_001 chromosome 22, ASM1834538v1, whole genome shotgun sequence genome, one window contains:
- the LOC121480813 gene encoding basic proline-rich protein-like, giving the protein MHSTQGPIRGLLTPDTVVFADAGRDRQTGIGATSLLRTECLSTLLGQPVRPKGSSRPWGPTPPSGPRHLFRMPGRPAHSPAQRSQRGRGGSTPYPPGLRGHAPPAPQRAGPRELPHCPGPRDTPPVVQGRGSHPRRPGPQGHPSPWSRAAGTSLSVVQGRGDTPIVQGREDTSPPSSRAAGANPVVQGCEDTSPRRAGPRGHPTPWSRAAETPQPSRAAGATYRRAGPRELPHLPGPRGHPHRPGPQEHPPPSRRAVGTPPSSRAAETPPSSRAAETPPSSRAAGAPSSSRAAGTPPSSRAAGAPPSSRAAGTPPSPRAAGAPPPSCRAVGTPPSSRAAGARPPIAQGRGDTPIVQGRGDTPIVQGRGSPPPVVQGRGSSLIVQGRRSTPPIVQGRGDTPIVQGRRSTPPIVQGRGDTPIVQGRRSTPPIVQGRGSSLIVQGRRSTPPHRPGPRRHPHRPGPRELPHLPGPRGHPHRPGPREPSPRRAGPRELPHRPGPQEHPPHRAGPWGHPHRPGPQEHPPHRPGPREPSPRRAGPRKLPHRPGPQEHPPPVVQGRGDTPIVQGRGDTPPRGPGPRRPPSSRAAGATPTPSSRAGRTPPPPIVQGRGDTPPRGPGPRGHLIVQGRGDTPIVQGRGSPPPVVQGRGSSLIVQGRRSTPPIVQGRGDTPIVQGRRSTPPIVQGRGDTPIVQGRRSTPPIGRGDTPIVQGRGSSPIFQGRGDTPIVQGRGSPPPVVQGRGSSLIVQGRRSTPPIVQGRGDTPIVQGRRSTPPIVQGRGSPPPVVQGRGSSLIVQGRRSTPPPPWSRAAGTPPSSRAAGTPHPVVQGRGDPRRPGPREPPPPRRPGPGGHLPPPSSRDAGTPHPVVQGREDTSSSRAAGHPYRPGPREPPPVVQGREDIPPPSCRAAGATTTLVVQGRGDPSPSSRAHGSNPRSCWAAEPPPPPWSRAAGTLPPPPACRAAGRAAGDPTQEQEQEQEQEQEQEARPTHPASAQASRGVQSRGRRPPQSQDPGPRTQDPPPAPSSAADLHFSAPSRLSCASAQRLRDFTGVGSHPLSLLETLKSRNRRREPLGSPPRPPSPRVRPGVSRCGRGRPVSAPPLGPSRARPHTSPPAPST; this is encoded by the exons ATGCACAGCACCCAAGGACCAATCCGAGGTCTCCTGACACCAGACACCGTTGTCTTTGCAGATGCTGGTAGAGATAGACAGACag GAATCGGGGCAACATCCCTTCTGAGAACTGAGTGCCTGTCCACTCTCCTGGGGCAGCCGGTGCGGCCCAAGGGCAGCTCGAGGCCTTGGGGGCCCACACCCCCGTCGGGGCCACGGCACCTCTTCCGGATGCCAGGCCGGCCGGCCCACAGTCCTGCCCAGAGGAGccagcgggggagggggggatccACCCCCTATCCCCCAGGGCTGCGAGGAcacgccccccccgccccgcaacGTGCAGGGCCGCGGGAGCTCCCCCATTGTCCAGGGCCGCGGGACACCCCCCCCGTGGTCCAGGGCCGCGGGAGCCACCCCCGTCGTCCAGGGCCGCAGGGACACCCCAGCCCGTGGTCCAGGGCCGCGGGGACATCCCTTTCCGTGGTCCAGGGCCGCGGGGACACCCCCATCGTCCAGGGCCGCGAGGACACCTCCCCCCCATCGTCCAGGGCCGCGGGAGCCAACCCCGTGGTACAGGGCTGCGAGGACACCTCCCCTCGTCGTGCAGGGCCACGGGGACACCCCACCCCGTGGTCCAGGGCCGCGGAGACCCCCCAACCGTCCAGGGCCGCGGGAGCCACCTACCGTCGTGCAGGGCCGCGGGAGCTCCCCCATCTTCCAGGGCCGCGGGGACACCCCCATCGTCCAGGGCCGCAGGAGCACCCCCCCCCATCGCGCAGGGCCGTGGGGACACCCCCATCGTCCAGGGCCGCGGAGACACCCCCATCGTCCAGGGCCGCGGAGACACCCCCATCGTCCAGGGCCGCGGGAGCTCCCTCATCGTCCAGGGCTGCGGGGACACCCCCATCGTCCAGGGCCGCGGGAGCTCCCCCATCTTCCAGGGCCGCGGGGACACCCCCATCGCCCAGGGCCGCAGGAGCACCCCCCCCATCGTGCAGGGCCGTGGGGACACCCCCATCGTCCAGGGCCGCAGGAGCACGCCCCCCCATCGCGCAGGGCCGTGGGGACACCCCCATCGTCCAGGGCCGCGGAGACACCCCCATCGTCCAGGGCCGCGGGAGCCCTCCCCCCGTCGTGCAGGGCCGCGGGAGCTCCCTCATCGTCCAGGGCCGCAGGAGCACCCCCCCCATCGTGCAGGGCCGTGGGGACACCCCCATCGTCCAGGGCCGCAGGAGCACCCCCCCCATCGTGCAGGGCCGTGGGGACACCCCCATCGTCCAGGGCCGCAGGAGCACCCCCCCCATCGTCCAGGGCCGCGGGAGCTCCCTCATCGTCCAGGGCCGCAGGAGCACGCCCCCCCATCGTCCAGGGCCGCGGAGACACCCCCATCGTCCAGGGCCGCGGGAGCTCCCCCATCTTCCAGGGCCGCGGGGACACCCCCATCGTCCAGGGCCGCGGGAGCCCTCCCCCCGTCGTGCAGGGCCGCGGGAGCTCCCTCATCGTCCAGGGCCGCAGGAGCACCCCCCCCATCGTGCAGGGCCGTGGGGACACCCCCATCGTCCAGGGCCGCAGGAGCACCCCCCCCATCGTCCAGGGCCGCGGGAGCCCTCCCCCCGTCGTGCAGGGCCGCGGAAGCTCCCTCATCGTCCAGGGCCgcaggagcaccccccccccgtGGTCCAGGGCCGCGGGGACACCCCCATCGTCCAGGGCCGCGGGGACACCCCACCCCGTGGTCCAGGGCCGCGGAGACCCCCGTCGTCCAGGGCCGCgggagccacccccaccccgtcgTCCAGGGCCGGGAGGACACCTCCCCCCCCCATCGTCCAGGGACGCGGGGACACCCCACCCCGTGGTCCAGGGCCGCGAGGACACCTCATCGTCCAGGGCCGCGGAGACACCCCCATCGTCCAGGGCCGCGGGAGCCCTCCCCCCGTCGTGCAGGGCCGCGGGAGCTCCCTCATCGTCCAGGGCCGCAGGAGCACCCCCCCCATCGTGCAGGGCCGTGGGGACACCCCCATCGTCCAGGGCCGCAGGAGCACCCCCCCCATCGTGCAGGGCCGTGGGGACACCCCCATCGTCCAGGGCCGCAGGAGCACCCCCCCCATC GGCCGCGGAGACACCCCCATCGTCCAGGGCCGCGGGAGCTCCCCCATCTTCCAGGGCCGCGGGGACACCCCCATCGTCCAGGGCCGCGGGAGCCCTCCCCCCGTCGTGCAGGGCCGCGGAAGCTCCCTCATCGTCCAGGGCCGCAGGAGCACCCCCCCCATCGTGCAGGGCCGTGGGGACACCCCCATCGTCCAGGGCCGCAGGAGCACCCCCCCCATCGTCCAGGGCCGCGGGAGCCCTCCCCCCGTCGTGCAGGGCCGCGGAAGCTCCCTCATCGTCCAGGGCCgcaggagcacccccccccccccgtggtcCAGGGCCGCGGGGACACCCCCATCGTCCAGGGCCGCGGGGACACCCCACCCCGTGGTCCAGGGCCGCGGAGACCCCCGTCGTCCAGGGCCGCgggagccacccccaccccgtcgTCCAGGGCCGGGAGGACACCTCCCCCCCCCATCGTCCAGGGACGCGGGGACACCCCACCCCGTGGTCCAGGGCCGCGAGGACACCTCATCGTCCAGGGCCGCGGGACACCCCTATCGTCCAGGGCCGCGGGAGCCACCTCCCGTCGTCCAGGGCCGCGAGGACATCCCTCCCCCGTCGTGCAGGGCCGCGGGAGCCACCACCACCCTTGTCGTGCAGGGCCGCGGGGACCCCTCCCCGTCGTCCAGGGCCCACGGGAGCAACCCCCGGTCGTGCTGGGCCGCggaaccaccccctcccccgtgGTCCAGGGCCGCGgggaccctccccccacccccagcgtgCAGGGCCGCGGGCCGTGCTGCAGGGGATCCCACGCAGGAGCAGgaacaggagcaggagcaggagcaggagcaggaggcccGGCCCACTCACCCGGCGTCGGCCCAGGCCTCGCGTGGCGTCCAGTCCCGTGGGAGGCGCCCTCcgcagtcccaggacccaggaccaagGACCCAGGACCCGCCGCCGGCGCCGTCGTCAGCCGCGGATTTGCATTTCTCCGCCCCCTCGAGGCTTTCCTGTGCGTCAGCCCAGAGGCTCCGGGACTTTACGGGCGTCGGTTCCCACCCACTCTCTCTTCTAGAAACGCTAAAGAGCAGAAACCGCAGGCGGGAGCCGCTCggcagccccccccgccccccatcaccCCGCGTGCGCCCGGGTGTCAGCAGGTGCGGCAGGGGCCGCCCGGTCTCCGCACCCCCTCTTGGGCCTTCCCGCGCTCGCCCGCACACCTCCCCGCCCGCACCTAGCACCTAG